In a genomic window of Halobiforma lacisalsi AJ5:
- the uvrA gene encoding excinuclease ABC subunit UvrA, with the protein MSKEYIEVRGAEEHNLKDLDVEIPREELTVVTGLSGSGKSSLAFETVYAEGQRRYIESLSAYARNFLGQMDKPQVETVEGLSPAISIDQKNAANNPRSTVGTVTELHDYLRLLYARVGTPHCPECGREVGEQSAQNMVERILELPEGTKAKLAAPVVRDQKGAFEDLFEELVSEGYSRVEIDGEEYDLTLDDPDLDENFDHTVDVIVDRVKVSTEARPRIVDSVETALDEAEGVLKLILPDPPEDAAEDLGEEARRTGALGDESEEDDRFVVEFSKDLACTHCGIDVPEIETRSFSFNSPHGACPECEGLGETKEIDEDLVIQDESKPLKEVFEPWSYNRSYYQTRLDAVAEHFDVPLSTPFEELEEEVQDAFLYGTSDQVLFMRNTKNGTRRKKKRFEGVIPNLERRYVETDSDSTREHIEDYMSVTECPACDGTRLKPASRAVLVDDTAITEINSMSIGDALDHFESMEADLTEREKVIAEEILKEIRARLGFMVEVGLEYLTLDREASTLSGGESQRIRLATQIGSGLVGVLYVLDEPSIGLHQRDNDRLLDTLEELRDLGNTLLVVEHDEETMRRADNVIDMGPGPGKRGGEVVVNGPVEEVKQCEESITGDYLSGRKQIPVPEERRDPEGALTILGARQHNLDDLDVDIPLGCFTAITGVSGSGKSTLMHEVLYKGLAREMNDNTSVIPGDHDALEGLDEVETVRLIDQSPIGRTPRSNPATYTGVFDYIRELFAETKLAKQRGYEKGRFSFNVKGGRCEECGGQGTVKIEMNFLSDVYVPCEECDGARYNDATLDVTYKGKTIADVLEMSVEEAYEFFESSSQIRRRLKLLKDVGLDYMKLGQPSTTLSGGEAQRIKLAEELGKRDTGDTLYLLDEPTTGLHSEDERKLIDVLHRLTDNGNTVVVIEHELDLVKNADHIIDLGPEGGENGGQVVATGTPEEVARLEDSYTGQYLRDLLPDVDLEGPRGERVEPVTASPPTDDD; encoded by the coding sequence ATGAGCAAGGAGTACATCGAAGTACGAGGTGCGGAGGAGCACAACCTCAAGGACCTCGACGTCGAGATCCCCCGGGAGGAACTGACCGTCGTCACCGGTCTCTCGGGATCGGGCAAGTCCTCGCTGGCGTTCGAGACCGTCTACGCCGAGGGCCAGCGAAGGTACATCGAGAGCCTCTCGGCGTACGCCCGGAACTTCCTGGGCCAGATGGACAAGCCCCAGGTCGAGACCGTCGAGGGTCTCTCTCCGGCGATCTCGATCGACCAGAAGAACGCCGCGAACAACCCCCGCTCGACCGTCGGGACGGTGACGGAACTGCACGACTATCTCCGTCTCCTCTACGCCCGCGTCGGTACCCCTCACTGTCCCGAGTGCGGTCGCGAAGTTGGCGAGCAGTCGGCCCAGAACATGGTCGAGCGCATCCTCGAGTTGCCCGAGGGGACGAAGGCGAAACTCGCCGCGCCCGTCGTTCGCGACCAGAAGGGGGCGTTCGAGGACCTGTTCGAGGAACTGGTGTCGGAGGGGTACTCCCGCGTCGAGATCGACGGCGAGGAGTACGATCTGACTCTCGACGACCCCGACCTGGACGAGAACTTCGACCACACCGTCGACGTCATCGTCGACCGCGTCAAGGTCTCGACCGAGGCGCGGCCCCGAATCGTCGACAGCGTCGAGACGGCGCTTGACGAGGCCGAGGGCGTCCTGAAGCTCATCCTCCCGGACCCGCCGGAAGACGCCGCCGAGGACCTCGGCGAGGAGGCCCGACGGACGGGCGCGCTGGGCGACGAGAGCGAGGAGGACGACCGCTTCGTCGTCGAGTTCTCGAAGGACCTCGCCTGCACGCACTGTGGCATCGACGTCCCCGAGATCGAGACCCGCTCGTTCTCCTTCAACTCGCCCCACGGTGCCTGTCCGGAGTGTGAGGGGCTGGGCGAGACCAAGGAGATCGACGAGGACCTCGTCATCCAGGACGAGTCCAAGCCGCTGAAGGAGGTCTTCGAGCCCTGGAGTTACAACCGCTCGTACTACCAGACGCGGCTCGACGCCGTCGCCGAGCACTTCGACGTCCCGCTGTCGACGCCGTTCGAGGAACTCGAGGAGGAGGTTCAGGACGCGTTCCTCTACGGCACCAGCGACCAGGTGCTGTTCATGCGAAACACCAAGAACGGGACCCGTCGCAAGAAGAAGCGCTTCGAGGGCGTCATCCCGAACCTCGAGCGCCGGTACGTCGAGACCGACTCGGACTCGACCCGCGAGCACATCGAGGATTACATGTCCGTGACGGAGTGTCCGGCCTGTGACGGCACCCGTCTCAAGCCCGCCTCCCGCGCCGTGCTGGTCGATGACACCGCCATCACGGAGATCAACTCGATGAGCATCGGCGACGCCCTGGACCACTTCGAGTCGATGGAGGCAGACCTCACCGAACGCGAGAAGGTCATCGCCGAGGAGATCCTCAAAGAGATCCGGGCGCGACTCGGCTTCATGGTCGAGGTCGGCCTCGAGTACCTCACCCTCGATCGGGAGGCCTCGACGCTGTCGGGCGGGGAGAGCCAGCGCATCCGTCTGGCGACCCAGATCGGCTCCGGACTCGTGGGGGTGCTGTACGTGCTCGACGAGCCCTCCATCGGGCTCCACCAGCGGGACAACGACCGTCTGCTTGACACGCTCGAGGAGCTTCGTGACCTGGGCAACACCCTGCTCGTCGTCGAGCACGACGAGGAGACGATGCGCCGGGCGGACAACGTCATCGACATGGGTCCCGGCCCCGGGAAACGCGGCGGCGAAGTCGTCGTCAACGGCCCGGTCGAAGAAGTCAAGCAGTGCGAGGAGTCGATCACCGGTGACTACCTCTCCGGGCGCAAGCAGATCCCGGTTCCCGAGGAGCGTCGCGACCCGGAGGGTGCGCTGACGATCCTCGGCGCCCGCCAGCACAACCTCGACGACCTGGACGTGGACATCCCCCTGGGCTGTTTCACGGCGATCACCGGCGTCTCCGGCTCCGGGAAGTCCACCCTGATGCACGAGGTGCTGTACAAGGGTCTCGCCCGGGAGATGAACGACAACACGTCGGTCATCCCGGGCGACCACGACGCCCTCGAGGGACTCGACGAGGTCGAGACGGTCCGCCTGATCGACCAGTCGCCGATCGGCCGCACGCCCCGCTCGAACCCGGCGACGTACACCGGCGTCTTCGACTACATCCGCGAACTGTTCGCCGAGACCAAACTCGCCAAACAGCGCGGCTACGAGAAGGGCCGGTTCTCGTTCAACGTCAAGGGCGGCCGCTGCGAGGAGTGTGGCGGGCAGGGCACGGTGAAAATCGAGATGAACTTCCTGAGCGACGTGTACGTCCCCTGTGAGGAGTGTGACGGGGCCCGCTACAACGACGCCACGCTCGACGTCACCTACAAGGGCAAGACCATCGCGGACGTCCTCGAGATGTCCGTCGAGGAGGCCTACGAGTTCTTCGAGTCCTCGAGCCAGATCCGCCGCCGCCTCAAACTGCTGAAAGACGTCGGCCTCGATTACATGAAGCTCGGCCAGCCCTCCACCACCCTCTCGGGCGGGGAGGCCCAGCGGATCAAACTCGCCGAGGAACTCGGCAAGCGGGACACCGGCGACACGCTGTACCTGCTCGACGAGCCGACTACCGGGCTGCACAGCGAGGACGAGCGCAAGTTGATCGACGTGCTCCACCGGCTGACCGACAACGGGAACACCGTCGTCGTCATCGAGCACGAACTCGACCTCGTAAAAAACGCCGACCACATCATCGACCTCGGCCCCGAAGGCGGCGAGAACGGCGGCCAGGTCGTCGCGACCGGCACGCCCGAGGAAGTGGCCCGCCTCGAGGACTCCTACACGGGCCAGTACCTCCGGGACCTGTTGCCCGACGTCGACCTCGAGGGGCCACGCGGCGAGCGCGTCGAGCCGGTGACGGCGTCGCCCCCGACCGACGACGACTGA